Proteins found in one Orcinus orca chromosome 11, mOrcOrc1.1, whole genome shotgun sequence genomic segment:
- the NCAPH2 gene encoding condensin-2 complex subunit H2 isoform X5, protein MEDVEARFAHLLQPIRDLTKNWEVDVAAQLGEYLEELDQICISFDEGKTTMNFIEAALLIQGSACVYSKKVEYLYSLVYQALDFISGKKRAKQLSCEREDGPIGDAGSRAPQEVEYEFLSLDDLSDSRANVDLRSDQASSETLIVPLLPMALVAPDEMEKYNNPLYSCRGEVLASRKDFRMNTCTPHPRGAFMLEPVGMSPTGALLPRNQKEASGRAEEQPVEVSVRRSPVPLLSASQEPGTTPEGPVPGGGGEEEDTEWAAEPPEASAPEVPMEPQEPRSPEQSAAQPRRCALRERREALEPASRLKVGPTLCPPVWRRLQDRSVRGRVPSSCRTSTSGTWLPMLTTLTAGGPGERALPLQTWRSCTGDT, encoded by the exons ATGGAGGACGTGGAGGCGCGCTTCGCTCACCTCCTGCAGCCCATCCGCGACCTCACCAAGAACTGGGAGGTGGATGTGGCGGCCCAGCTGGGCGAATATCTTGAGGAG CTGGACCAGATCTGCATTTCTTTTGACGAaggcaaaaccacaatgaacttCATTGAGGCAGCACTGCTGATCCAGGGCTCCGCTTGTGTCTACAGTAAGAAG GTGGAATATCTCTACTCGCTGGTCTACCAGGCTCTTGATTTCATCTCTGGCAAGAA GCGGGCCAAGCAGCTCTCCTGTGAGCGGGAAGACGGGCCCATTGGGGATGCCGGCTCCAGGGCCCCCCAGGAAGTGGAGTATGAG TTCCTGTCGTTGGATGACCTCTCTGATTCCCGTGCTAACGTGGATCTGAGGAGTGACCAGGCCTCTAGT GAGACCCTCATCGTCCCCCTCCTGCCCATGGCCCTGGTAGCCCCTGATGAGATGGAGAAGTATAATAACCCCCTGTACAG CTGTCGGGGGGAGGTCCTGGCCAGCCGGAAGGATTTTAGGATGAATACatgcaccccccaccccagaggaGCCTTCATGTTGGAGCCGGTGGGCATGTCCCCCACGGGGGCACTGCTGCCGAGGAACCagaagg aggcctctgggagGGCTGAGGAGCAGCCAGTGGAAGTCTCTGTGCGCAGGAGTCCAGTCCCGCTGCTCAGCGCCTCCCAGGAGCCAG GCACCACTCCAGAAGGCCCAGTGCCCGGAGGTGGGGGTGAAGAAGAGGATACAGAGTGGGCAGCAGAGCCCCCCGAGGCCTCGGCCCCTGAGGTCCCGATGGAGCCGCAGGAGCCCAGGAGCCCAGAGCAG AGTGCGGCCCAGCCCAGGAGGTGTGCACTACGGGAGCGAAGGgaggccctggagcctgcgtCCCGGCTGAAG GTAGGCCCTACTCTGTGCCCCCCAGTGTGGAGGAGGCTCCAGGACAGAAGCGTAAGAGGAAGGGTACCGTCAAGCTGCAGGACTTCCACCAGTGGTACCTGGCTGCCT ATGCTGACCACGCTGACAGCAGGAGGCCCCGGCGAAAGGGCCCTTCCTTTGCAG ACATGGAGGTCCTGTACTGGAGACACGTGA
- the NCAPH2 gene encoding condensin-2 complex subunit H2 isoform X3, whose translation MEDVEARFAHLLQPIRDLTKNWEVDVAAQLGEYLEELDQICISFDEGKTTMNFIEAALLIQGSACVYSKKVEYLYSLVYQALDFISGKKRAKQLSCEREDGPIGDAGSRAPQEVEYEFLSLDDLSDSRANVDLRSDQASSETLIVPLLPMALVAPDEMEKYNNPLYSCRGEVLASRKDFRMNTCTPHPRGAFMLEPVGMSPTGALLPRNQKEASGRAEEQPVEVSVRRSPVPLLSASQEPGTTPEGPVPGGGGEEEDTEWAAEPPEASAPEVPMEPQEPRSPEQSAAQPRRCALRERREALEPASRLKETPDPWQGLDPFDSLDAKPFRKGRPYSVPPSVEEAPGQKRKRKGTVKLQDFHQWYLAAYADHADSRRPRRKGPSFADMEVLYWRHVKEQLETLRKLQRREAAERWLPRAQEEPWPAEEDRLEDSLEDLGAAAGDFLEPEEYAEPEGAEPGEDADLEAEAMPASLSYEELVRRNVELFIATSQKFVQETELSQRIRDWEDVIQPLLQEQEQHVPFDIHTYGDQVVSRFSQLNQWCPFAELVAGQPAFEVCRSMLASLQLVSGLGAWEGSGLWSLLTICLYRLMTTQWRSPSSRGWRRRWIPCP comes from the exons ATGGAGGACGTGGAGGCGCGCTTCGCTCACCTCCTGCAGCCCATCCGCGACCTCACCAAGAACTGGGAGGTGGATGTGGCGGCCCAGCTGGGCGAATATCTTGAGGAG CTGGACCAGATCTGCATTTCTTTTGACGAaggcaaaaccacaatgaacttCATTGAGGCAGCACTGCTGATCCAGGGCTCCGCTTGTGTCTACAGTAAGAAG GTGGAATATCTCTACTCGCTGGTCTACCAGGCTCTTGATTTCATCTCTGGCAAGAA GCGGGCCAAGCAGCTCTCCTGTGAGCGGGAAGACGGGCCCATTGGGGATGCCGGCTCCAGGGCCCCCCAGGAAGTGGAGTATGAG TTCCTGTCGTTGGATGACCTCTCTGATTCCCGTGCTAACGTGGATCTGAGGAGTGACCAGGCCTCTAGT GAGACCCTCATCGTCCCCCTCCTGCCCATGGCCCTGGTAGCCCCTGATGAGATGGAGAAGTATAATAACCCCCTGTACAG CTGTCGGGGGGAGGTCCTGGCCAGCCGGAAGGATTTTAGGATGAATACatgcaccccccaccccagaggaGCCTTCATGTTGGAGCCGGTGGGCATGTCCCCCACGGGGGCACTGCTGCCGAGGAACCagaagg aggcctctgggagGGCTGAGGAGCAGCCAGTGGAAGTCTCTGTGCGCAGGAGTCCAGTCCCGCTGCTCAGCGCCTCCCAGGAGCCAG GCACCACTCCAGAAGGCCCAGTGCCCGGAGGTGGGGGTGAAGAAGAGGATACAGAGTGGGCAGCAGAGCCCCCCGAGGCCTCGGCCCCTGAGGTCCCGATGGAGCCGCAGGAGCCCAGGAGCCCAGAGCAG AGTGCGGCCCAGCCCAGGAGGTGTGCACTACGGGAGCGAAGGgaggccctggagcctgcgtCCCGGCTGAAG GAGACCCCAGACCCCTGGCAGGGCCTGGACCCCTTCGACTCCCTGGACGCTAAGCCCTTCAGGAAAG GTAGGCCCTACTCTGTGCCCCCCAGTGTGGAGGAGGCTCCAGGACAGAAGCGTAAGAGGAAGGGTACCGTCAAGCTGCAGGACTTCCACCAGTGGTACCTGGCTGCCT ATGCTGACCACGCTGACAGCAGGAGGCCCCGGCGAAAGGGCCCTTCCTTTGCAG ACATGGAGGTCCTGTACTGGAGACACGTGAAGGAGCAGCTGGAGACCCTCCGGAAGCTGCAGAGGAGGGAG GCGGCTGAGCGGTGGCTGCCGAGGGCTCAGGAGGAACCGTGGCCCGCGGAGGAGGACCGGCTGGAGGACTCCCTGGAGGACCTGGGAGCGGCAG CAGGTGACTTTCTAGAGCCCGAGGAGTACGCAGAGCCTGAGGGGGCCGAGCCTGGGGAAGACGCAGACCTGG AAGCGGAAGCCATGCCGGCCTCCCTAAGCTACGAGGAGCTGGTCCGAAGGAACGTG GAGCTCTTCATCGCCACCTCGCAGAAGTTCGTCCAGGAGACAGAGCTGAGCCAGCGCATCAGGGACTGGGAGGACGTCATCCAGCCCCTGCTCCAGGAGCAG GAGCAGCATGTGCCCTTTGACATCCACACTTACGGGGATCAGGTAGTCTCAAGGTTCAGCCAGCTCAACCAGTGGTGTCCCTTTGCGGAGTTGGTGGCTGGCCAGCCTGCCTTTGAGGTGTGTCGTTCCATGCTGGCCTCCCTGCAGCTGGTGAGTGGCCTGGGAGCCTGGGAGGGAAGCGGTCTCTGGTCTCTGCTGACGATCTGTCTCTACAGGCTAATGACTACACAGTGGAGATCACCCAGCAGCCGGGGCTGGAGGCGGCGGTGGATACCATGTCCCTGA
- the NCAPH2 gene encoding condensin-2 complex subunit H2 isoform X1 produces the protein MEDVEARFAHLLQPIRDLTKNWEVDVAAQLGEYLEELDQICISFDEGKTTMNFIEAALLIQGSACVYSKKVEYLYSLVYQALDFISGKKRAKQLSCEREDGPIGDAGSRAPQEVEYEFLSLDDLSDSRANVDLRSDQASSETLIVPLLPMALVAPDEMEKYNNPLYSCRGEVLASRKDFRMNTCTPHPRGAFMLEPVGMSPTGALLPRNQKEASGRAEEQPVEVSVRRSPVPLLSASQEPGTTPEGPVPGGGGEEEDTEWAAEPPEASAPEVPMEPQEPRSPEQSAAQPRRCALRERREALEPASRLKETPDPWQGLDPFDSLDAKPFRKGRPYSVPPSVEEAPGQKRKRKGTVKLQDFHQWYLAAYADHADSRRPRRKGPSFADMEVLYWRHVKEQLETLRKLQRREAAERWLPRAQEEPWPAEEDRLEDSLEDLGAAAGDFLEPEEYAEPEGAEPGEDADLEAEAMPASLSYEELVRRNVELFIATSQKFVQETELSQRIRDWEDVIQPLLQEQEQHVPFDIHTYGDQVVSRFSQLNQWCPFAELVAGQPAFEVCRSMLASLQLANDYTVEITQQPGLEAAVDTMSLRLLTYQRAHKRFQTYAAPSMVQP, from the exons ATGGAGGACGTGGAGGCGCGCTTCGCTCACCTCCTGCAGCCCATCCGCGACCTCACCAAGAACTGGGAGGTGGATGTGGCGGCCCAGCTGGGCGAATATCTTGAGGAG CTGGACCAGATCTGCATTTCTTTTGACGAaggcaaaaccacaatgaacttCATTGAGGCAGCACTGCTGATCCAGGGCTCCGCTTGTGTCTACAGTAAGAAG GTGGAATATCTCTACTCGCTGGTCTACCAGGCTCTTGATTTCATCTCTGGCAAGAA GCGGGCCAAGCAGCTCTCCTGTGAGCGGGAAGACGGGCCCATTGGGGATGCCGGCTCCAGGGCCCCCCAGGAAGTGGAGTATGAG TTCCTGTCGTTGGATGACCTCTCTGATTCCCGTGCTAACGTGGATCTGAGGAGTGACCAGGCCTCTAGT GAGACCCTCATCGTCCCCCTCCTGCCCATGGCCCTGGTAGCCCCTGATGAGATGGAGAAGTATAATAACCCCCTGTACAG CTGTCGGGGGGAGGTCCTGGCCAGCCGGAAGGATTTTAGGATGAATACatgcaccccccaccccagaggaGCCTTCATGTTGGAGCCGGTGGGCATGTCCCCCACGGGGGCACTGCTGCCGAGGAACCagaagg aggcctctgggagGGCTGAGGAGCAGCCAGTGGAAGTCTCTGTGCGCAGGAGTCCAGTCCCGCTGCTCAGCGCCTCCCAGGAGCCAG GCACCACTCCAGAAGGCCCAGTGCCCGGAGGTGGGGGTGAAGAAGAGGATACAGAGTGGGCAGCAGAGCCCCCCGAGGCCTCGGCCCCTGAGGTCCCGATGGAGCCGCAGGAGCCCAGGAGCCCAGAGCAG AGTGCGGCCCAGCCCAGGAGGTGTGCACTACGGGAGCGAAGGgaggccctggagcctgcgtCCCGGCTGAAG GAGACCCCAGACCCCTGGCAGGGCCTGGACCCCTTCGACTCCCTGGACGCTAAGCCCTTCAGGAAAG GTAGGCCCTACTCTGTGCCCCCCAGTGTGGAGGAGGCTCCAGGACAGAAGCGTAAGAGGAAGGGTACCGTCAAGCTGCAGGACTTCCACCAGTGGTACCTGGCTGCCT ATGCTGACCACGCTGACAGCAGGAGGCCCCGGCGAAAGGGCCCTTCCTTTGCAG ACATGGAGGTCCTGTACTGGAGACACGTGAAGGAGCAGCTGGAGACCCTCCGGAAGCTGCAGAGGAGGGAG GCGGCTGAGCGGTGGCTGCCGAGGGCTCAGGAGGAACCGTGGCCCGCGGAGGAGGACCGGCTGGAGGACTCCCTGGAGGACCTGGGAGCGGCAG CAGGTGACTTTCTAGAGCCCGAGGAGTACGCAGAGCCTGAGGGGGCCGAGCCTGGGGAAGACGCAGACCTGG AAGCGGAAGCCATGCCGGCCTCCCTAAGCTACGAGGAGCTGGTCCGAAGGAACGTG GAGCTCTTCATCGCCACCTCGCAGAAGTTCGTCCAGGAGACAGAGCTGAGCCAGCGCATCAGGGACTGGGAGGACGTCATCCAGCCCCTGCTCCAGGAGCAG GAGCAGCATGTGCCCTTTGACATCCACACTTACGGGGATCAGGTAGTCTCAAGGTTCAGCCAGCTCAACCAGTGGTGTCCCTTTGCGGAGTTGGTGGCTGGCCAGCCTGCCTTTGAGGTGTGTCGTTCCATGCTGGCCTCCCTGCAGCTG GCTAATGACTACACAGTGGAGATCACCCAGCAGCCGGGGCTGGAGGCGGCGGTGGATACCATGTCCCTGAGACTGCTCACGTACCAGCGGGCCCACAAGCGCTTCCAGACCTACGCTGCCCCCTCCATGGTCCAGCCCTGA
- the NCAPH2 gene encoding condensin-2 complex subunit H2 isoform X2, whose translation MEDVEARFAHLLQPIRDLTKNWEVDVAAQLGEYLEELDQICISFDEGKTTMNFIEAALLIQGSACVYSKKVEYLYSLVYQALDFISGKKRAKQLSCEREDGPIGDAGSRAPQEVEYEFLSLDDLSDSRANVDLRSDQASSETLIVPLLPMALVAPDEMEKYNNPLYSCRGEVLASRKDFRMNTCTPHPRGAFMLEPVGMSPTGALLPRNQKEASGRAEEQPVEVSVRRSPVPLLSASQEPGTTPEGPVPGGGGEEEDTEWAAEPPEASAPEVPMEPQEPRSPEQSAAQPRRCALRERREALEPASRLKETPDPWQGLDPFDSLDAKPFRKGRPYSVPPSVEEAPGQKRKRKGTVKLQDFHQWYLAAYADHADSRRPRRKGPSFADMEVLYWRHVKEQLETLRKLQRREAAERWLPRAQEEPWPAEEDRLEDSLEDLGAAGDFLEPEEYAEPEGAEPGEDADLEAEAMPASLSYEELVRRNVELFIATSQKFVQETELSQRIRDWEDVIQPLLQEQEQHVPFDIHTYGDQVVSRFSQLNQWCPFAELVAGQPAFEVCRSMLASLQLANDYTVEITQQPGLEAAVDTMSLRLLTYQRAHKRFQTYAAPSMVQP comes from the exons ATGGAGGACGTGGAGGCGCGCTTCGCTCACCTCCTGCAGCCCATCCGCGACCTCACCAAGAACTGGGAGGTGGATGTGGCGGCCCAGCTGGGCGAATATCTTGAGGAG CTGGACCAGATCTGCATTTCTTTTGACGAaggcaaaaccacaatgaacttCATTGAGGCAGCACTGCTGATCCAGGGCTCCGCTTGTGTCTACAGTAAGAAG GTGGAATATCTCTACTCGCTGGTCTACCAGGCTCTTGATTTCATCTCTGGCAAGAA GCGGGCCAAGCAGCTCTCCTGTGAGCGGGAAGACGGGCCCATTGGGGATGCCGGCTCCAGGGCCCCCCAGGAAGTGGAGTATGAG TTCCTGTCGTTGGATGACCTCTCTGATTCCCGTGCTAACGTGGATCTGAGGAGTGACCAGGCCTCTAGT GAGACCCTCATCGTCCCCCTCCTGCCCATGGCCCTGGTAGCCCCTGATGAGATGGAGAAGTATAATAACCCCCTGTACAG CTGTCGGGGGGAGGTCCTGGCCAGCCGGAAGGATTTTAGGATGAATACatgcaccccccaccccagaggaGCCTTCATGTTGGAGCCGGTGGGCATGTCCCCCACGGGGGCACTGCTGCCGAGGAACCagaagg aggcctctgggagGGCTGAGGAGCAGCCAGTGGAAGTCTCTGTGCGCAGGAGTCCAGTCCCGCTGCTCAGCGCCTCCCAGGAGCCAG GCACCACTCCAGAAGGCCCAGTGCCCGGAGGTGGGGGTGAAGAAGAGGATACAGAGTGGGCAGCAGAGCCCCCCGAGGCCTCGGCCCCTGAGGTCCCGATGGAGCCGCAGGAGCCCAGGAGCCCAGAGCAG AGTGCGGCCCAGCCCAGGAGGTGTGCACTACGGGAGCGAAGGgaggccctggagcctgcgtCCCGGCTGAAG GAGACCCCAGACCCCTGGCAGGGCCTGGACCCCTTCGACTCCCTGGACGCTAAGCCCTTCAGGAAAG GTAGGCCCTACTCTGTGCCCCCCAGTGTGGAGGAGGCTCCAGGACAGAAGCGTAAGAGGAAGGGTACCGTCAAGCTGCAGGACTTCCACCAGTGGTACCTGGCTGCCT ATGCTGACCACGCTGACAGCAGGAGGCCCCGGCGAAAGGGCCCTTCCTTTGCAG ACATGGAGGTCCTGTACTGGAGACACGTGAAGGAGCAGCTGGAGACCCTCCGGAAGCTGCAGAGGAGGGAG GCGGCTGAGCGGTGGCTGCCGAGGGCTCAGGAGGAACCGTGGCCCGCGGAGGAGGACCGGCTGGAGGACTCCCTGGAGGACCTGGGAGCGGCAG GTGACTTTCTAGAGCCCGAGGAGTACGCAGAGCCTGAGGGGGCCGAGCCTGGGGAAGACGCAGACCTGG AAGCGGAAGCCATGCCGGCCTCCCTAAGCTACGAGGAGCTGGTCCGAAGGAACGTG GAGCTCTTCATCGCCACCTCGCAGAAGTTCGTCCAGGAGACAGAGCTGAGCCAGCGCATCAGGGACTGGGAGGACGTCATCCAGCCCCTGCTCCAGGAGCAG GAGCAGCATGTGCCCTTTGACATCCACACTTACGGGGATCAGGTAGTCTCAAGGTTCAGCCAGCTCAACCAGTGGTGTCCCTTTGCGGAGTTGGTGGCTGGCCAGCCTGCCTTTGAGGTGTGTCGTTCCATGCTGGCCTCCCTGCAGCTG GCTAATGACTACACAGTGGAGATCACCCAGCAGCCGGGGCTGGAGGCGGCGGTGGATACCATGTCCCTGAGACTGCTCACGTACCAGCGGGCCCACAAGCGCTTCCAGACCTACGCTGCCCCCTCCATGGTCCAGCCCTGA
- the NCAPH2 gene encoding condensin-2 complex subunit H2 isoform X4, with translation MQRRWAQRFAEFTPKAPVFTMEHVEYLYSLVYQALDFISGKKRAKQLSCEREDGPIGDAGSRAPQEVEYEFLSLDDLSDSRANVDLRSDQASSETLIVPLLPMALVAPDEMEKYNNPLYSCRGEVLASRKDFRMNTCTPHPRGAFMLEPVGMSPTGALLPRNQKEASGRAEEQPVEVSVRRSPVPLLSASQEPGTTPEGPVPGGGGEEEDTEWAAEPPEASAPEVPMEPQEPRSPEQSAAQPRRCALRERREALEPASRLKETPDPWQGLDPFDSLDAKPFRKGRPYSVPPSVEEAPGQKRKRKGTVKLQDFHQWYLAAYADHADSRRPRRKGPSFADMEVLYWRHVKEQLETLRKLQRREAAERWLPRAQEEPWPAEEDRLEDSLEDLGAAAGDFLEPEEYAEPEGAEPGEDADLEAEAMPASLSYEELVRRNVELFIATSQKFVQETELSQRIRDWEDVIQPLLQEQEQHVPFDIHTYGDQVVSRFSQLNQWCPFAELVAGQPAFEVCRSMLASLQLANDYTVEITQQPGLEAAVDTMSLRLLTYQRAHKRFQTYAAPSMVQP, from the exons ATGCAGAGAAGGTGGGCCCAACGGTTTGCAGAGTTCACACCTAAGGCCCCAGTTTTCACAATGGAGCAC GTGGAATATCTCTACTCGCTGGTCTACCAGGCTCTTGATTTCATCTCTGGCAAGAA GCGGGCCAAGCAGCTCTCCTGTGAGCGGGAAGACGGGCCCATTGGGGATGCCGGCTCCAGGGCCCCCCAGGAAGTGGAGTATGAG TTCCTGTCGTTGGATGACCTCTCTGATTCCCGTGCTAACGTGGATCTGAGGAGTGACCAGGCCTCTAGT GAGACCCTCATCGTCCCCCTCCTGCCCATGGCCCTGGTAGCCCCTGATGAGATGGAGAAGTATAATAACCCCCTGTACAG CTGTCGGGGGGAGGTCCTGGCCAGCCGGAAGGATTTTAGGATGAATACatgcaccccccaccccagaggaGCCTTCATGTTGGAGCCGGTGGGCATGTCCCCCACGGGGGCACTGCTGCCGAGGAACCagaagg aggcctctgggagGGCTGAGGAGCAGCCAGTGGAAGTCTCTGTGCGCAGGAGTCCAGTCCCGCTGCTCAGCGCCTCCCAGGAGCCAG GCACCACTCCAGAAGGCCCAGTGCCCGGAGGTGGGGGTGAAGAAGAGGATACAGAGTGGGCAGCAGAGCCCCCCGAGGCCTCGGCCCCTGAGGTCCCGATGGAGCCGCAGGAGCCCAGGAGCCCAGAGCAG AGTGCGGCCCAGCCCAGGAGGTGTGCACTACGGGAGCGAAGGgaggccctggagcctgcgtCCCGGCTGAAG GAGACCCCAGACCCCTGGCAGGGCCTGGACCCCTTCGACTCCCTGGACGCTAAGCCCTTCAGGAAAG GTAGGCCCTACTCTGTGCCCCCCAGTGTGGAGGAGGCTCCAGGACAGAAGCGTAAGAGGAAGGGTACCGTCAAGCTGCAGGACTTCCACCAGTGGTACCTGGCTGCCT ATGCTGACCACGCTGACAGCAGGAGGCCCCGGCGAAAGGGCCCTTCCTTTGCAG ACATGGAGGTCCTGTACTGGAGACACGTGAAGGAGCAGCTGGAGACCCTCCGGAAGCTGCAGAGGAGGGAG GCGGCTGAGCGGTGGCTGCCGAGGGCTCAGGAGGAACCGTGGCCCGCGGAGGAGGACCGGCTGGAGGACTCCCTGGAGGACCTGGGAGCGGCAG CAGGTGACTTTCTAGAGCCCGAGGAGTACGCAGAGCCTGAGGGGGCCGAGCCTGGGGAAGACGCAGACCTGG AAGCGGAAGCCATGCCGGCCTCCCTAAGCTACGAGGAGCTGGTCCGAAGGAACGTG GAGCTCTTCATCGCCACCTCGCAGAAGTTCGTCCAGGAGACAGAGCTGAGCCAGCGCATCAGGGACTGGGAGGACGTCATCCAGCCCCTGCTCCAGGAGCAG GAGCAGCATGTGCCCTTTGACATCCACACTTACGGGGATCAGGTAGTCTCAAGGTTCAGCCAGCTCAACCAGTGGTGTCCCTTTGCGGAGTTGGTGGCTGGCCAGCCTGCCTTTGAGGTGTGTCGTTCCATGCTGGCCTCCCTGCAGCTG GCTAATGACTACACAGTGGAGATCACCCAGCAGCCGGGGCTGGAGGCGGCGGTGGATACCATGTCCCTGAGACTGCTCACGTACCAGCGGGCCCACAAGCGCTTCCAGACCTACGCTGCCCCCTCCATGGTCCAGCCCTGA
- the LOC101289983 gene encoding protein SCO2 homolog, mitochondrial — MLLLAQAPKAWHRLFQLKPPALPRTPGGEAQHVRYRLLSRRGPAETGRQDQPQGPGLRTRLLITALIGAGLGGVWLAMRAEKERWQQQRRTEALRQAAVGQGDFSLLDHRGQARCKADFRGQWVLMYFGFTHCPDICPEELEKLVQVVRQLEAEPGLPPVQPIFITVDPERDDVAAMAHYVQDFHPRLLGLTGSAEQVAQVSRSYRVYYSAGPKDEDQDYIVDHSIAIYLLSPDGLFTDYYGRARSAEQVADSVRRHMAAFRSVLH, encoded by the coding sequence ATGCTGTTGCTGGCTCAGGCACCCAAGGCTTGGCACAGGCTCTTTCAGCTCAAGCCTCCAGCTCTCCCTAGGACCCCAGGAGGAGAGGCCCAGCATGTGAGGTACCGGCTCCTATCAAGGCGGGGCCCTGCAGAGACGGGAAGGCAGGAccagccccagggccctgggCTACGAACTAGGTTGCTGATCACAGCCTTGattggggctgggctgggtggggtCTGGCTGGCCATGAGAGCCGAGAAGGAGCGGTGGCAGCAGCAACGACGGACAGAGGCCCTGCGCCAAGCTGCCGTGGGCCAGGGTGACTTCAGCCTGCTGGATCACCGGGGCCAGGCTCGCTGCAAAGCTGACTTCCGGGGCCAGTGGGTGCTGATGTACTTCGGCTTCACTCACTGCCCTGACATCTGCCCCGAGGAACTGGAGAAGCTGGTGCAGGTGGTGCGGCAGCTGGAGGCGGAGCCTGGCCTGCCCCCCGTGCAGCCCATCTTTATTACGGTGGACCCCGAGCGGGATGACGTGGCGGCCATGGCCCACTATGTGCAGGACTTCCACCCCAGGCTGCTGGGCCTGACCGGCTCTGCTGAGCAGGTTGCCCAGGTGAGCCGCAGCTACCGCGTGTACTACAGCGCTGGCCCCAAGGACGAGGACCAGGATTACATCGTGGACCATTCCATCGCCATCTACCTGCTCAGCCCTGACGGCCTCTTCACAGACTACTACGGCAGGGCCAGGTCGGCCGAGCAGGTCGCAGACAGTGTGCGGCGCCACATGGCTGCCTTCCGCAGCGTCCTGCACTGA
- the TYMP gene encoding LOW QUALITY PROTEIN: thymidine phosphorylase (The sequence of the model RefSeq protein was modified relative to this genomic sequence to represent the inferred CDS: inserted 2 bases in 1 codon; deleted 1 base in 1 codon), with protein sequence MLLAIWRSMNLEETAALAKSGQQLEWPEAWCQYLGDKHALXGRVLAPALAACGCKHVPIVRRRGLGHVGGTWGKLESIHGFTVTQSPEHMQGLPGQVGRCIVGQSRKLVLADGILHEARDVTATVDSLPLITCDLTPDSGVHLLHVKDP encoded by the exons ATGCTCTTGGCCATCTGGCGAAGCATGAACCTGGAGGAGACCGCGGCCCTGGCCAAGTCTGGGCAGCAGCTGGAGTGGCCGGAAGCCTGGTGCCAATACCTTGGGGACAAACATGCCCT AGGCAGAGTCCTGGCACCTGCCCTGGCTGCCTGTGGCTGCAAG CATGTACCAATAGTCAGAAGACGTGGTCTGGGGCACGTGGGA GGCACTTGGGGTAAACTGGAGTCTATTCATGGATTCACTGTCACCCAGAGCCCAGAGCAT ATGCAAGGGCTGCCAGGGCAAGTGGGCCGCTGTATTGTGGGTCAGAGCAGGAAGCTTGTTCTTGCAGACGGAATCCTGCATGAAGCAAGAGATGTGACAGCCACTGTCGACAGCCTGCCACTCATCACGTGTGACCTGACCCCAGACTCTGGGGTCCACCTCCTGCATGTGAAAGACCCCTGA
- the ODF3B gene encoding outer dense fiber protein 3B, translating into MGSEVWVGPWRPHRPRGPIAALYSGPGPKYKLPASTGYILHDPSRPRAPAFTFGARLPTQQTSCGPGPGHLVSARMTVRGRDGAPAYSIFGRPRHAAPFLTPGPGRYFPERAEKAAYPSAPRHTIAPRNWVLRAESQTPGPGTYTVPSLLGPRVVGKVSAPIYSIYGRNAVGSVCEDLSKTPGPCAYRVVSPGIYKPRAPQFSMLARTSLPQGNSLNPGPAAYNVDQVLCSSGSRHRKPRGWSFGIRHSDYLAPMVIDVDD; encoded by the exons ATGGGCTCGGAAGTCTGGGTCGGCCCGTGGCGGCCGCACCGGCCCCGCGGCCCCATCGCAGCGCTCTACAGCGGCCCGGGGCCCAAGTACAAGCTGCCAGCCAGCACTG GTTACATCCTGCACGACCCGTCGCGGCCCCGCGCCCCCGCCTTCACCTTCGGCGCACGCCTCCCCACGCAGCAGACTTCGTGCGGCCCAGGGCCAGGTCACCTGGTGTCCGCTCGCATGACAGTGCGCGGCCGCGACGGCGCTCCCGCCTACTCCATCTTCGGCCGCCCGCGCCACGCAGCGCCCTTCCTCACTCCCGGACCGG GCAGGTACTTCCCGGAGCGAGCGGAGAAGGCGGCGTACCCCAGCGCGCCTCGGCACACCATCGCTCCCCGAAACTGGGTCCTCCGCGCAGAGTCGCAGACCCCAG GCCCCGGGACCTACACTGTGCCCTCGCTCCTGGGCCCGCGCGTCGTCGGTAAAGTCTCGGCGCCGATTTACTCCATCTACGGCCGCAACGCGGTGGGCAGCGTCTGCGAGGACCTCAGTaag ACCCCCGGGCCCTGCGCCTACCGTGTGGTGAGCCCTGGGATCTACAAGCCCCGGGCCCCCCAGTTCTCGATGCTGGCGCGGACTTCGCTCCCCCAAGGCAACAGCCTGAATCCCGGGCCTGCAGCCTACAACGTGGACCAGGTGCTCTGCAGTTCAGGGTCAAGG CACCGGAAGCCTCGCGGCTGGAGCTTCGGGATCCGGCACTCGGACTACCTGGCCCCGATGGTGATCGACGTGGATGACTGA